CAATTGAAATACGCCGACCGACGCGGCTTCCGCGCGGCGGTTGTCGTGGGAGACAATGAGTTCGCCGAGGGGCAGTGCCAGTTGAAGGATCTCGCTACGGGGGAGAGCCAATCGGTGCCGCTCAATGCCGATGTGGGTAGCCTCATTGCGGCCCTGCGCACGTTGCTCGCCACGGAGAAGGGGGCCGGATAGAATCGATCGCGCGCACTGGGGGGGCAATCACGTGGCGAATCGCGACAATCATTACGAAGCCGCCTTCGAAGGCTTTTTGCGCGAGCGCGGCATTCCTTATGTGGCGGTGGATGAAGCTCGTCGCACCACGCTCGGCGATGCAACATTAAAAAGCCTCGACTTCATCGTTACGTCGCCGCAGGGAGAGCGCTGGCTGGTCGACGTGAAGGGACGCCGCTTTCCCTCGGGCGAAGGACGCCAGTATTGGAAGAACTGGTCGACGCGCGACGATCTGTGGAGTCTGGCCCGCTGGCAGCAGATCTTCGGCGCGGAGTTTTCGGGCCTGTTGGTCTTCGCCTACAACGTCGTGGGTGATCGTTCTCCGTTGCCGCGCGAGCAACTGTTCGACTTTCGGGGCGGACTGTACGGGTTCCTGGCGATCCGGGTCGAGCATTATGCGCGTCATGCGCGGACGATCTCACCTCGCTGGGATACGCTGGCGATGCCGACGGGGGTCTTTCGTGGCCTGGTCGAACCGGTCTCGACGCTGCTCGAGGCAGGGGGCACGCAGGCGACCACGGGGAGCGAATTGGCGACTGCGGCGGACATGGTTTAGAATGAGGGGGCGGAAATCTCGGTCAGAGTCCACTGGCCCACTGCACGATGAGGCACGGTACCATGCGAGCAACTCGGACGAACTGGTTTGAACGCAGCCGCCGCTGGCTGGCCTTGATTTGCCTGCTGGTGACGCTGGGCGCGCCACAAACGGCCTGGGCCAAGAAGGAG
This genomic stretch from Pirellulales bacterium harbors:
- a CDS encoding HYExAFE family protein; protein product: MANRDNHYEAAFEGFLRERGIPYVAVDEARRTTLGDATLKSLDFIVTSPQGERWLVDVKGRRFPSGEGRQYWKNWSTRDDLWSLARWQQIFGAEFSGLLVFAYNVVGDRSPLPREQLFDFRGGLYGFLAIRVEHYARHARTISPRWDTLAMPTGVFRGLVEPVSTLLEAGGTQATTGSELATAADMV